GACTGATTCGGAAGAAGAAGGAATTGTAGTGGTTGAAATTATAGTTGACGAAACAGGTAAAGTTATTAAAGCCACCCCAGGAGCACGCGGTTCTACAACAACAAGCTCCAAGTTGTATGCGAAAGCACGCGGTGCAGCAAAAGAAGCGAAATTCAGTCCGAGCCCATCTGGCGCAAAAGAACAACGTGGAACGTATACATTCGTTTTCACTTTAGAATAAAATTCAGTTACTTTTGTAGGGAACTTTTTTCGACTATGCTCAGACTTACGTTTTACTGAGCTTAGTCGAAGTGTAGGTTATGTAATATGAATTACCAACAAACCATTGATTATTTATTCAGCCAGCTTCCCATGTTTCAGCGTGTTGGAAGTGCTGCTTATAAAGCGGATTTATACAACACGCTTGCAATTTGTAAGCTGCTTGGGAATCCGGAAAATAAATTTAAATCCATACATGTTGCAGGTACCAATGGAAAAGGTTCTACTTCTCACATGCTGGCTTCGGTTTTACAATCAGCAGGTTTAAAAGTTGGATTGTATACCTCACCACATCTCAAAGATTTTAGAGAACGAATTAAAATCAATGGAAAGATGATTCCAGAAAATGTGGTCGTGGATTTTGTTAAAACCTATAAAACAGATTTCGAAAAAATTCAACCTTCTTTTTTTGAAATGACGGTTGGTTTAGCGTTTGATTATTTCGCAAAAGAAAAAGTTGATATTGCTGTTATTGAAGTAGGGTTAGGAGGAAGACTGGATTCAACCAATGTCATCACACCGGAAGTATCTGTGATTACCAACATTAGTTATGATCACGTGAATTTACTGGGTAATACGTTAGAAAAAATTGCAATAGAAAAAGCAGGAATTATAAAGCCGAAAATTCCGGTTGTGATTGGTGAGCGACAAAAAGGGATTGATTCTGTTTTTATTGAAATAGCAACAAAGAATTCCTCGGAAGTGAGTTTTGCAAATGAAGTGTTTGATTTACAACCAGAGTCTCCTCAAAACGATTTGACTCAGATTTATAGTGTAAGAGACAAGAGTGGAATTGTATTTGAACGATTAGAATGTGAGCTTTTAGGAAGTTATCAGAAGAAAAATATTGCCACTGTATTATGCGCGCTGCATGAAATGAATCGAGTAGGTTTTTTTATAACCAAAGAAAATGTTCAAGAGGGAATTCGGAAGGTCGTTACGCAAACAGGTTTGTTGGGGCGTTGGCAAATCCTTTCGGAAAAACCACTTGCGATTGCAGATACCGGTCATAACGAAGCGGGAATTGAAGAGGTTTTAAAACAAATACGCAACACACCGCATCATCAATTGCATTTTGTTTTGGGAATGGTGAATGATAAAGATATTTCGAAAATTCTCAGCATGCTACCTAAAGATGCAGTTTATTATTTCTGCAAAGCGAATATTCCACGGGCATTGTCCGCTTCAGATCTAGCAAAACAAGCAAGAATTCTTGGATTAAACGGAGATGTATATGCCTGTGTGCAGGATGCGTTTATGGCTGCAAAAACGAATGCATCCGAGAAGGATTTGGTTTTTGTTGGAGGTAGCACCTTTACAGTTGCGGAGGTGGTTTAATATTAAAGTACTATAAAACAAAAACGCCCTTGCTGCATGCAAGGGCGTTTTTTATATCTAGTAATTGGTATTATTTGCCTAATCCAACCGGACTACCAACACGAGTCATTGCGCAACGGAAACCAATCCATGCTGTTGCTTGACGTTGGTCAAGGAAACGTCTTGTTCCCGGTACCATCCAATATGCACGATCTTTCCAAGAACCACCTTTATAAACACGAGCTTTATCGTTGATCATAGAAGTGTTAGCATACTCATACATGCCAGCAGATTCAGGTTTTCCTGAAGATGGGTCATATGGTTCACTCCAGCTACCACCAACTAATGTTGCGGCTTGCGATTTAACGTCACCATCTAAGTAGTTGATGTTATCAGCATATGTATAGTTTCTTCTTTCATCCAAGTTATCATCAGGAAATGCAGGACTTACATCTCTCCAACGAACCATTCCCGGAACAGAAATGATATTACTATCAGCGTCATATTTGATTGTATCGTTAATTAAGATACCGTCAACATCTCTTTCTTGTGTTTTGAAAACGTTACCACGGAAAGGACGGAAATCAGCTTTGTCTTCAGGAGAAAGAGCACGATATACATCCATTACCCACTCAGAAACGTTACCAGCCATGTTATACAAACCGTAATCGTTTGGCCAATAAGAGAAAACTGGTGTAGTGATATCTCCAGCATCGTTCAAACGACCAGCATTACCCATCATATCACCATTACTTCTTTGGTAGTTTGCTAACATTTGACCTAAGTATTTAGAGTCAGGGTTACGAGTACCGTGACCATTCCAAGGATATAATCTTCTATCGGTAATACGTTCACCGATTGTGTTACCAATTAAGCCATAAGCAGCATATTCCCACTCAGCTTCTGTCGGTAGTCGGTAACGTGGTAAAAAGATACCATCTTCCATTCTAACCAAACGCTCACCTCCGTTAGGATCCATACTAGGGATTGGGTTTTTGATTGGACCAGTCCATTTACCTGCAAGGTATTGGTCAGTATTAAAATAGTCATTTTCAGTAGGTGTAGGAGCATAGTCCAAAATACCTTCACGAACAAGGATGAACTCGTTTACACGATCCGTTCTCCAAGCACAGAAATCGGAAGCTTGTAACCAGTTTACACCAACCACCGGATAATCTCTATAAGATGGGTGACGTAAATAATATTCAACATACGGTTCGTTGTATGCTAAACGGTCGCGCCAGCATAATGTATCCGGCATTGCTTTTTTAAGGATATCAGGGAAATTGGCAGCAAATACTCTGCCTGTCCAATGCAAATATTCAAGGTAATCAAGGTTACGCACCTCTGTTTGATCGATATAGAATGAAGAAACCGTTACTCTTCGTGGAATAGCATTCCAGTCGTAAGTAACATCCTGTTCAGCTCTACCCATGGTGAACGTACCACCTTCAACCAAGATTAATCCTGGTCCGGTTTCTTGTTCTTCATAAGGTCCAACTTCAAATCCTCCGTTTCTAGGTTCATTGTATTCCCATGCTGTAACAGGAGATCTCTCTTTGCTACAAGATGCAAGGGCAACAACAGCTGCTAGTGCGATAAATTTGCTTGATACTTTTTTCATTTTGTTTGTTTTAGTTTGTAATAAAAGCGTATTCGTAATAAAACTATGTTTTAGATATAAATATTGTATAAATGATTGTTTTTAGAATGAAGGACAGCTAACTGTTCTGAATTTTTTCTTTTTAGGCTTACATTCGAATTGTAATGAAAAAGAAATTTCATGTGAACCGGCAGTCGCATTTGTCAATTTAGATACCGTTACATCATAACTATATCCAACTTTGAAAAAATGTTGTTGGAAACCGATAAGCGCAATAAATGAATCTTGATTACGATACCAAAGTCCGCCTACAATTGAACCTCTTACAACATAAACACCTAAGTTTAATTGTTGGAAATCCTGTTGTTTTTGGTACAATACATTTGGAGAAATGTATGTTTCGTTTCCTTTATCACCAACCGGTAGCACTGCTCCAGCATGTCCTGTGATTTTTAAAGGCAGTTTACTTGGTCCGATTAAACCTTCATCCGGTTGTGTTAAGTGATGAGCAGCAAATCCAAAGAAATAGCGTTTGCTGTATCCCAATAATCCTACAGATAAATCCACATTTGATTTTTTTGAAACTCCCGGAACTTCGTTTGTATTGTATACAAATCCTCTGCGTTCGTCAATCATATCACCAAAAGTTAACTTGCTCCAATCAATACTTTTTTGGAAGTAAGTTCCTTGGAAACCAAATTTCATTGAAAACTCACGATTGATGTTCAATTGGTAAGAATACATCGCAGAAACATTCGTTGTTGTTAATGTTCCTTGTCCTGCCTTATCATTTGTAACTAATAACCCTAATCCACCTGCAATTTTATCAATGTGCTGATCATACGAAGCAGAATAAGTAACATAAGTTCCCGAAATGTTCGGCCATTGGTTACGATAATTTAAATTGATTCGAGGACATCTCGCAGTACCTGCGAAAGCAGGATTCAAATAAAGAGGGTTTGCGTAGAATTGAGTAAATTCAGGATCTTGAGCGAATAGTTTCTCCGTGGATCCGAATGAAAATACGACTAATAAAATTAAAACGATACGTTTTAACATAACATTTCTGTTTTTAATGGGACACAATTATACACAAATATTCTCAAAATGTTACATTTGGGAAGCATTATTTTAAAGAATTATGCAATAATTGACTTTAAAAAACGTTTTCCAAACAATATAACTTGAGCTTTGTTATACAAATTTACACAAAAAAATGGATACAAACAACAATAAATGCTCATTTTTAACTAAATTTGAAATCTAATCATTCTGGATATGCGCGTCTCTCTTGCCTTGTTTTTATTGTTAATTATTGAATTTTCGGCTGTTGGCCAATCTAAATACTCCTCCAAAGAAGTGCCGGCAAAGTATCGCATCTCATGGCAAACTCCTGGTACGGTTAAACCTTCTGATACTGAGACCCAAAAGTTTTTGACCTTTTCGGAGGCGCATTTTGAGCCGGAGGATGCATTTTTACCCCGATACATACAAAAAATTGCCCTTTCAAATGCCGATTATTCTTTTAATACAACCATAATCAACGCTGTTTTTGAGCCCTTAACCGAAACCGAAGTTGCAATTATTAAAAACCCAGGACTGATTACTTCCGAAATAGTTGTAAAATCGGTAGTATCTATTGCTAAAAAACAAAAATACGGTATCGTTTCTTTTATTCCGATTCGAAAAAATGCGACCTCTGGAAAGTATGAAAAGTTGGTCGCTTTTGATTTGGATGTTGTTCCTTCTTCAGCGAATGCTAAATCTCAGAATCGTGCTGTGCATACGTATGCCTCTAATTCGGTGTTGCAAAGTGGTAATTGGTATAAAATCGGATTAATAAAGGATGGAATCTATAAGTTATCCTATTCCTTTTTTCAAGATTTAGGAATTGATTTGACAACGCTCAATCCACAAGACATTCGAATTTATGGAAATGGTGGTGGAATGCTTTCTGAATTAAATTCTGTTGCCCGCAAAGATGATTTGGTTGAAAATGCCATTTTTGTTCAAGGGGAAGGTGATGGTGTTTTTGATCCTTCCGACTATGTGTTGTTTTATGGGAAAGGACCTAATACTTGGAATTATAATGCAGCTGGCTGCCCTAAATTTTCTCATACCCTCAATTTATATTCAGATTCTGCCTATTATTTTGTAACCGTTGATTTGGGCGCTGGAAAGAGAATTCAAGCACAAGCTTCCTCTGGAGCAACACCAACAAACCTAGTAACATCTTTTGATGATTATGATTTTCATGAAAGTGATAATATTAATTTTATTAAATCCGGCAGAAATTGGTACGGTGAATTTTTTGACAACATTGCCACCTATAATTTTTCATTCAATTTCCCAAATATAGATATGGGATCTCCAACCACGGTGTCAACGCGCATAGCGTCACGTTCTTTAACAACTACTGCTAGTTATTCTGTTGTTAGTCAAACCGGAAGTGTTAACATTCCGATAGGCTCTACTCCCGGAGACTCCTACAGCGATTATGCAATTGTTGGTTCTGGATGTTTTTCTTTCAACCCCAACAATGCTTCTGTTCTCGTTTCTGTAACGAAACTAACTTCGAGTGCTGTTGCCTGGTTGGATTGTATTGATGTGAATGCTCGCAGACAATTAACAATGTCCGGTGATCAGATGGCCTTTAGAGATGGACAATCGGTAGGATCAGGTAATATTTCCCAATATACTATTACCAGCTCTTTGCCAGTTCAAATTTGGGATGTAACGGAACCGACTAATGCTTTTCTGCAAAATACAAGTTCTGTTGGTTCAACCTATCAATTTGTTCTTCCTTCGGATTCTTTAAAGCAATTTGTTGCTCACAATGGATTAAGTTATTTGACACCTAAAATTTCTGGAACGGTTGCAAACCAAGACCTACATGCTTTGTCAAACAAAGATTATATTATTATTGCACACCCAGATTTTTATTCAGATGCAACTCAATTGGCTGCATTTCACGAAACGTTTGATACACTTTCTACTGTAGTTGTTACACCTCAGCAGATCTATAATGAATTTTCCTCCGGTGCTCAAGATATTTGCGCTCTCCGAGATTTTGTAAAAATGTTTTACGACAGAGCGACTGTTGCGAATGAGTTGCCGCAATATTTGTTGATGTATGGTGATGGTTCTTACGATAATAAAAAGCGATTCAGTAACAACACCAATTTTATTCCTACATATCAATCCAATAACTCAACGATTTTAACTCAATCGTATGTGTCGGATGATTTTTATGGATTGCTGGATGATGCTGAAGGATTATGGTCCTCTACAGATGCTGTAGACATTGGGATTGGTCGGTTCCCTGTAAAGAATATTGCTGAGTCGAATGTTGTTTTAAAGAAAGTAATTGATTACAATAAAACCGGATTTTCTCCTTCAGTTGTAAACAATGGATGTGCTAATTTATCGAACGATTCTCCTTTTGGCGATTGGAGAAACATTGTGTGTTTTGTTGGGGATGATGAAGATGGGGGGTTGCACCAAATTGATGCGAATCGATTGGCAATAATGGTAGATACTGCAGCGAATGATTACAATGTCGATAAAATATTTTTAGATGCTTATCCTCAGGAATCAACACCGGGTGGATCACGTTATCCAACTGTTGCAGAAGCTATAAACAAGCGTATTGAAAAAGGATGTTTAATCTGGAACTATACCGGACATGGAGGAGAAGTAGGTTTGTCACATGAGCGTGTTGTTGAAGTTGCTCAAATCAATGGCTGGAATAATTACAACAAACTTCCTTTATTTGTTACAGCCACATGTGAGTTTAGTCGCTTTGATGATCCGGACAGAACATCTGCCGGTGAGTATGTTTTGTTAAATTCGGAAGGCGGAGGAATTGCTTTGTTTACAACAGTAAGATTGGTATTTGCGTCCGGTAATTTTATAGTAAATCGTGATTTGTATGAGCAAGCGTTTACTCCCATGGCAAGCGGAAAAATGCCACGTTTAGGTGATTTGTATTATCATGTAAAAACGGAGCCGGGTGGAAATTCTGTGAACAGCAGAAACTTTACGCTATTGGGCGATCCGGCATTGACCTTGGCCTATCCGAAATATGATGTTTCTACGGATACCGTAAATTCAATCCCTGTTTCTGTTAGTAGCTCGGCTACCTTGAAAGCACTTTCTTTGGTAACGATTAGCGGTTTTGTGCGGTCGAGTAGCGGATCTGTTTTAAATTCCTACAATGGTGTTATCTATCCAACGGTGTATGACAAATCTCAAAACATTACAACTTTGTCGAATGATGCGGGTAGTCCGCCTTACACATTTGGTGTTCAAAAAAATATTCTTTACAAAGGAAAGGCGAGCGTTACAAATGGAGCATTTAAATTTTCTTTTGTTGTTCCGAAAGACATTGCCTATGCCTATGGAATTGGTAGAGTCAGTTATTATGCAGAAAATGGGACAGAAGATGCAAACGGCTTTTATGAAAAGGTAATTATCGGTGGGTCAAATGATTCCGCCTTAACCGATAATGCAGGTCCGAATGTGGATTTGTTTATGAACGATGCAAAATTTGTATTTGGTGGCTTAACCGATGAAACACCTGATTTGTTTGCCATTTTAAAAGATGAGAATGGTGTGAATACAGTAGGAAATGGTATTGGTCATGATATTACTGCAGTTTTAGATGCTAATACGGAGAACACTGTTGTTTTGAATGATTATTACCAAGCAGATTTAAACAGTTATAAAAGTGGAACCATTCGTTACCCTTTTTCTGAATTAAGTGAAGGGAAGCATACATTGAGCTTGAAAGTATGGGATGTATATAATAATTCGAGTCAATCGTATACTGAATTTATTGTTGCACGCTCAGCAGAATTGGCATTAAGCCATGTGCTAAATTATCCGAATCCTTTTACTACAAAAACACAATTTTATTTTGAACAAAATCAATGTTGCCAGGTTTTAGATGTATCGGTTCAGATTTTTACCGTTTCCGGTAAGTTGGTGAAGAGCATTGATCAGTTTGTTCAAACAGAAGGTTTCCGATCTGATCCAATTGAATGGGATGGACGTGATGATTTTGGAGATCGAATCGGTAAAGGTGTTTATATTTATAGAATAAAAGTAAAAACAAGTGAGGGGGCAGTAGCCGAAAAATTCGAAAAGCTTGTTATTTTAAATTAATTTGTACATTAGCAATCCTAAATAAAAATTGAATGATAGATATTAGAGCATACAGCAAACACCTATTTTTATTTGCTACCGCTATTATAGTTGGAACGAATGCAGAAGGACAAACCACGAATTCGCAGAGAGCTGAAGAACTTCAGTTAAATACCATTACAACTGCAGTTCCGTTTTTGTTAATTACTCCAGACTCCAGAGCTGGTGGAATGGGCGATGCCGGTGTTGCATCTTTAAACGATGTAAATGCGGTTCATTGGAATGCTTCGAAGTTAGGGTTCACTAAGAAAAAAATGGGGTTTGGTGTCTCCTACACGCCTTGGTTAAGAGCCTTAGTGCCTGATATTAATTTAGCATATATCACTGGTTTTTATCAGATGAAGAAAAAAGGAACCATTGCGGGTTCTTTGCGTTATTTTTCATTAGGTGACATTACGTTTACAGATGCAAATGGTCAAGTTATTGGTCAATTTCGTCCGAACGAATTTGCATTAGATGTTGCATATGGAGTAAAGTTAGCAGATAATTTTTCGGTGGGTGGCGCTGTACGTTACATCAATTCAAATTTAACTGGTAATGCATTGGTAGAAAGTTCTCAAACGCATGCCGGACGAACAGTAGCTGTTGATATTTCTGCTTTGTACAAAAAGGAAAAAGTAAAATTGGCGGATAAAAAAGCAATTGTTGGTATTGGATTAAACATTTCAAATATTGGTGGAAAGATGTCTTATTCTGACAGAGGTCAAGCCAATAGCACAGATTTTATTCCTATTAATTTACGTTTAGGCGGTTCGTTAAATGTTGAGTTGGATGATTATAATTCAATTTCAGTATTGGCAGATATTAATAAATTAATGGTGCCAACTCCGCCAATTTATAAATATGAAGTTGATCCTATTACTGGTCAAACAACCGGAGAGATTGCAACTGATGCCGATGGAAATCCGATTATTGAATCAGGAAAAGACCCGAATCGCGGTGTTGCTGAAGGTATGTTTGGCTCATTTTCCGATGCACCGGGCGGTGGAAAAGAAGAATTGCGTGAGTTAAATTATTCAGCAGGTTTAGAATATTGGTACAATCATTTGTTTGCTGTTCGTGCAGGATATTTTTATGAGCATCCAACAAAAGGGAATCGTCAATTTTTTACGATTGGTGCTGGTGTAAAATACAATGTATTCGGTTTGGATTTTGCATATTTGATTCCGACTCAACAACGCAATCCTTTAGAAAACACATTACGCTTTACACTTACATTTGACTTTGATGCTTTCAAAGACCAAAACAAAGAAGAGGCGAAAACAGAATAATGTAATCAACATAAACTTAAACTCACCCATATTCAACCATTTGAATGTGGGTGTTTTTTTAAATGAAAAAATATGAAAGTACGTGTAGGATTCGGATTTGATGTTCACCAATTAAAAGAAGGGAAAGAGTTGTGGCTAGGTGGTATAAAATTATCGCATACGAAAGGTGCTGTTGGCCATTCGGATGCGGATGTACTTATTCATGCAATTTGCGATGCCTTGTTAGGGGCGGCAGGAATGCGTGATATTGGGTTTCATTTTCCAGATACGGCTGCAGAATTTAAAGGAATTGACAGTAAAATTCTGCTGGATCGTGTGAATCAGTTGCTTAAAAAGAAGGATATTCGATTGGAAATATTGATTGTACATTGGTGATGGAGCAACCGAAAATTAATCCGCATATAGACGAAATGAAAAAAACTTTGTCTGCCATCCTAGAAGTGGAGGTGAATGATATTGGTATTAAAGCCACCACCAATGAAAAAATGGGATATGTTGGAAGGGAAGAAGGTGTTTGTGCCTATGCTGTTGCCTTAATCCAGAAATAAACTTCGTTCGATTACAACGTAAGTGAATACTCTAGCCCAATAATGTATAAGTTCTGCGGTGCCGATACATTCCACTCTCGCTGAATTAAATAGTAGACTCCAAAGGTATTTCTGTCACTCTTCTTATAATCTATTCCGGCAATATATCTTCCTCGATGCCATAGTTTATTGCTGTCAACGGCTCTAGGATTATTAATTTGATAACGAAACTCTGTTGCAACATAAGGAGTAACGGGTTTGTCTAAATCGTATTTGATTGTTAGTTTACTGCGTGTATACCATTCCGGAATAGCGCCTAATTCACTGGAGTATACATTTCTGTATTCGGTTTGCAATCTTTGGCGAAAGGCAAAAGAAAGCTGGTTTAATTTTTTCTTCAAAACAACATCCACTGTAAACCGGTGGCGCAGACTAATTGTATTATCGTTAGTGAATTTTTCGATGTTTCGATACGACAACGAAACCTTCATGAAATCTAAAGGTTTATAGGAGAATCCTAGGTCGGTATAAAAAAGATTGTTTCTGCTAAAATTTTCTCGAACTCGGTATTCTTCAGTAAGAAATAGTGAAAGTTTTTGGTTGATGTTTTTCTCAAGATTAAACGTGCACCACAACCCAGCATCATTACTTGCTTGTGAGAAGCCTTGTGAAACGAATCCTAAGGAAAGTGCTGCTAAGAATATAATTTTTTTCATTGTAAAAATTTAATCGTCTAACTATTTTTTATTGTACATTGTAATATACACGGATGATAGCTGTGTCTTTTAAAAAATCAATTTTACC
This Bacteroidota bacterium DNA region includes the following protein-coding sequences:
- a CDS encoding bifunctional folylpolyglutamate synthase/dihydrofolate synthase, which produces MNYQQTIDYLFSQLPMFQRVGSAAYKADLYNTLAICKLLGNPENKFKSIHVAGTNGKGSTSHMLASVLQSAGLKVGLYTSPHLKDFRERIKINGKMIPENVVVDFVKTYKTDFEKIQPSFFEMTVGLAFDYFAKEKVDIAVIEVGLGGRLDSTNVITPEVSVITNISYDHVNLLGNTLEKIAIEKAGIIKPKIPVVIGERQKGIDSVFIEIATKNSSEVSFANEVFDLQPESPQNDLTQIYSVRDKSGIVFERLECELLGSYQKKNIATVLCALHEMNRVGFFITKENVQEGIRKVVTQTGLLGRWQILSEKPLAIADTGHNEAGIEEVLKQIRNTPHHQLHFVLGMVNDKDISKILSMLPKDAVYYFCKANIPRALSASDLAKQARILGLNGDVYACVQDAFMAAKTNASEKDLVFVGGSTFTVAEVV
- a CDS encoding SUMF1/EgtB/PvdO family nonheme iron enzyme, whose amino-acid sequence is MKKVSSKFIALAAVVALASCSKERSPVTAWEYNEPRNGGFEVGPYEEQETGPGLILVEGGTFTMGRAEQDVTYDWNAIPRRVTVSSFYIDQTEVRNLDYLEYLHWTGRVFAANFPDILKKAMPDTLCWRDRLAYNEPYVEYYLRHPSYRDYPVVGVNWLQASDFCAWRTDRVNEFILVREGILDYAPTPTENDYFNTDQYLAGKWTGPIKNPIPSMDPNGGERLVRMEDGIFLPRYRLPTEAEWEYAAYGLIGNTIGERITDRRLYPWNGHGTRNPDSKYLGQMLANYQRSNGDMMGNAGRLNDAGDITTPVFSYWPNDYGLYNMAGNVSEWVMDVYRALSPEDKADFRPFRGNVFKTQERDVDGILINDTIKYDADSNIISVPGMVRWRDVSPAFPDDNLDERRNYTYADNINYLDGDVKSQAATLVGGSWSEPYDPSSGKPESAGMYEYANTSMINDKARVYKGGSWKDRAYWMVPGTRRFLDQRQATAWIGFRCAMTRVGSPVGLGK
- a CDS encoding type IX secretion system membrane protein PorP/SprF; its protein translation is MLKRIVLILLVVFSFGSTEKLFAQDPEFTQFYANPLYLNPAFAGTARCPRINLNYRNQWPNISGTYVTYSASYDQHIDKIAGGLGLLVTNDKAGQGTLTTTNVSAMYSYQLNINREFSMKFGFQGTYFQKSIDWSKLTFGDMIDERRGFVYNTNEVPGVSKKSNVDLSVGLLGYSKRYFFGFAAHHLTQPDEGLIGPSKLPLKITGHAGAVLPVGDKGNETYISPNVLYQKQQDFQQLNLGVYVVRGSIVGGLWYRNQDSFIALIGFQQHFFKVGYSYDVTVSKLTNATAGSHEISFSLQFECKPKKKKFRTVSCPSF
- the porU gene encoding type IX secretion system sortase PorU, with amino-acid sequence MRVSLALFLLLIIEFSAVGQSKYSSKEVPAKYRISWQTPGTVKPSDTETQKFLTFSEAHFEPEDAFLPRYIQKIALSNADYSFNTTIINAVFEPLTETEVAIIKNPGLITSEIVVKSVVSIAKKQKYGIVSFIPIRKNATSGKYEKLVAFDLDVVPSSANAKSQNRAVHTYASNSVLQSGNWYKIGLIKDGIYKLSYSFFQDLGIDLTTLNPQDIRIYGNGGGMLSELNSVARKDDLVENAIFVQGEGDGVFDPSDYVLFYGKGPNTWNYNAAGCPKFSHTLNLYSDSAYYFVTVDLGAGKRIQAQASSGATPTNLVTSFDDYDFHESDNINFIKSGRNWYGEFFDNIATYNFSFNFPNIDMGSPTTVSTRIASRSLTTTASYSVVSQTGSVNIPIGSTPGDSYSDYAIVGSGCFSFNPNNASVLVSVTKLTSSAVAWLDCIDVNARRQLTMSGDQMAFRDGQSVGSGNISQYTITSSLPVQIWDVTEPTNAFLQNTSSVGSTYQFVLPSDSLKQFVAHNGLSYLTPKISGTVANQDLHALSNKDYIIIAHPDFYSDATQLAAFHETFDTLSTVVVTPQQIYNEFSSGAQDICALRDFVKMFYDRATVANELPQYLLMYGDGSYDNKKRFSNNTNFIPTYQSNNSTILTQSYVSDDFYGLLDDAEGLWSSTDAVDIGIGRFPVKNIAESNVVLKKVIDYNKTGFSPSVVNNGCANLSNDSPFGDWRNIVCFVGDDEDGGLHQIDANRLAIMVDTAANDYNVDKIFLDAYPQESTPGGSRYPTVAEAINKRIEKGCLIWNYTGHGGEVGLSHERVVEVAQINGWNNYNKLPLFVTATCEFSRFDDPDRTSAGEYVLLNSEGGGIALFTTVRLVFASGNFIVNRDLYEQAFTPMASGKMPRLGDLYYHVKTEPGGNSVNSRNFTLLGDPALTLAYPKYDVSTDTVNSIPVSVSSSATLKALSLVTISGFVRSSSGSVLNSYNGVIYPTVYDKSQNITTLSNDAGSPPYTFGVQKNILYKGKASVTNGAFKFSFVVPKDIAYAYGIGRVSYYAENGTEDANGFYEKVIIGGSNDSALTDNAGPNVDLFMNDAKFVFGGLTDETPDLFAILKDENGVNTVGNGIGHDITAVLDANTENTVVLNDYYQADLNSYKSGTIRYPFSELSEGKHTLSLKVWDVYNNSSQSYTEFIVARSAELALSHVLNYPNPFTTKTQFYFEQNQCCQVLDVSVQIFTVSGKLVKSIDQFVQTEGFRSDPIEWDGRDDFGDRIGKGVYIYRIKVKTSEGAVAEKFEKLVILN
- the porV gene encoding type IX secretion system outer membrane channel protein PorV, with translation MIDIRAYSKHLFLFATAIIVGTNAEGQTTNSQRAEELQLNTITTAVPFLLITPDSRAGGMGDAGVASLNDVNAVHWNASKLGFTKKKMGFGVSYTPWLRALVPDINLAYITGFYQMKKKGTIAGSLRYFSLGDITFTDANGQVIGQFRPNEFALDVAYGVKLADNFSVGGAVRYINSNLTGNALVESSQTHAGRTVAVDISALYKKEKVKLADKKAIVGIGLNISNIGGKMSYSDRGQANSTDFIPINLRLGGSLNVELDDYNSISVLADINKLMVPTPPIYKYEVDPITGQTTGEIATDADGNPIIESGKDPNRGVAEGMFGSFSDAPGGGKEELRELNYSAGLEYWYNHLFAVRAGYFYEHPTKGNRQFFTIGAGVKYNVFGLDFAYLIPTQQRNPLENTLRFTLTFDFDAFKDQNKEEAKTE
- a CDS encoding DUF2490 domain-containing protein; this encodes MKKIIFLAALSLGFVSQGFSQASNDAGLWCTFNLEKNINQKLSLFLTEEYRVRENFSRNNLFYTDLGFSYKPLDFMKVSLSYRNIEKFTNDNTISLRHRFTVDVVLKKKLNQLSFAFRQRLQTEYRNVYSSELGAIPEWYTRSKLTIKYDLDKPVTPYVATEFRYQINNPRAVDSNKLWHRGRYIAGIDYKKSDRNTFGVYYLIQREWNVSAPQNLYIIGLEYSLTL